In one window of Erythrolamprus reginae isolate rEryReg1 chromosome 1, rEryReg1.hap1, whole genome shotgun sequence DNA:
- the PTPRCAP gene encoding protein tyrosine phosphatase receptor type C-associated protein has protein sequence MQLGRMRTTSLWMMNILFLHPGRTQAESPESGRRNNGEIIVNILLCLLFLLLLLLFLAWHYLNRVTEGRYHPRHLMRSLVAWCQLFAREVLSEYQAEDLQQQSDGEPEEEPQVHVEDGEEEEEEEEEEEEEEEEEEEEEKQQPFFQLEEEKLTKEAEQEVLEEDEASKAAQGSDEFALSHLHSFSGTASWEDGGKSPNVTAL, from the exons ATGCAGCTCGGCAGAATGAGAACTACATCACTTTGGATGATG aATATTCTCTTCTTACATCCTGGGAGAACCCAGGCCGAGAGTCCAGAGAGTGGCAGGAGAAACAACGGGGAAATCATCGTGAACATCCTTCTCTGCCTCttgttcctgctgctgctgctgctgtttttggCATGGCACTATTTGAACCGCGTAACCGAAGGGAGGTACCACCCGAGGCACCTGATGAGGAGCCTGGTGGCTTGGTGCCAACTGTTTGCGAGGGAGGTACTTTCTGAGTACCAAGCGGAGGACTTGCAGCAACAAAGCGACGGAGAGCCTGAGGAAGAGCCACAAGTGCATGTGGaggatggagaagaagaagaagaggaggaggaggaagaagaagaagaagaggaggaggaggaggaggaggagaagcagcagCCGTTCTTCCAGTTGGAAGAAGAGAAGCTGACTAAAGAAGCCGAACAAGAGGTCTTGGAAGAAGATGAAGCGTCTAAGGCCGCCCAGGGCAGTGACGAGTTCGCATTGAGTCATCTTCATTCCTTCTCTGGAACAGCATCCTGGGAAGACGGCGGCAAATCCCCGAACGTCACTGCTCTCTAG